One window of Athalia rosae chromosome 2, iyAthRosa1.1, whole genome shotgun sequence genomic DNA carries:
- the LOC105683013 gene encoding probable glutamate receptor isoform X3: MTPVRIVLILATTSFSLQPIGFCQLIRPNYVYRNLISGIHDHFNNTCILLLHATVDPLTSPDGTRNAVRLLNLQRYFSQERHTRTAIMDLATFTSKVGIDYFRIKRPLFVILNDQGDIRQLLTNQISTWITMAYPTWIMFLSEGTEPAEFFKGMNIPFDCEFMVSNNVGQTEVITEVYRVSPGDVLRTSNFAIWTPEGGVRITGLQGLYQRRADLFGKTLWVTSIQNPPMSTILNDEHGEMIGIGGMFGRILDILEDNMNCSFRYVEGKAWGVLSPNGTWNGMIALLIDKVADLAASELVLTSTRINAVDFTIPIISSRFHTYIKRPSSLFISWKGYTAPFATSIWLALGSLIILSSVVITVTEYVGHRYDVNRYGDSPRPRLGSTVLAVFGAFCGQGMLASVLPTTRAAHLTVHLTSVILIAAYSAALISFLAVQTFTMPFTTMEGLLRDGTYRFGVTPNSAEYSLFSNTTDPVLRALFEERMVPDEQLPITYIEGLHTVCREDGYGFMITDTMVGALENQVDCALEALETMLQTSLAMAVAKNSPYRGIIDANILMMRDGGILNRIIESEWPTKFSKAEESWTSVKFGDVLPLVIVLAGGIILGVFVACAERAVVGRLHCNLVPRGGRPTKFEPSALSKYTPESDRLSKPKINVVSVSNK; the protein is encoded by the exons ATGACGCCGGTCCGGATAGTCCTGATTCTGGCGACGACCAGTTTTTCCCTCCAGCCTATTGGATTCTGTCAACTAATCAGGCCCAACTACGTTTACCGGAATTTGATCTCAGGCATACACGACCACTTCAATAACACCTGCATATTACTGCTGCACGCGACGGTCGATCCGCTGACTTCCCCGgacg GAACTAGAAACGCTGTACGGCTGCTGAATCTGCAGAGGTACTTCTCTCAAGAACGTCACACGCGTACGGCGATCATGGACCTCGCAACATTTACGagcaaa GTCGGAATCGACTACTTTAGAATAAAGCGACCGCTCTTCGTCATCCTCAACGATCAGGGCGACATCCGCCAACTTCTGACAAAC caGATTTCAACATGGATAACAATGGCCTATCCGACCTGGATAATGTTTTTGAGCGAGGGCACGGAACCGGCTGAATTTTTCAAGGGCATGAATATCCCCTTCGACTGCGAGTTCATGGTATCAAATAACGTGGGGCAGACCGAGGTGATCACAGAGGTCTACCGCGTGTCACCCGGGGATGTACTGAGGACCTCGAATTTCGCAATCTGGACACCCGAGGGAGGCGTCAGGATAACGGGCCTGCAGGGATTGTACCAACGAAGAGCCGATCTTTTTGGAAAAACACTCTGGGTCACGTCGATACAG AATCCACCCATGTCGACGATCCTGAACGATGAACACGGAGAAATGATCGGAATCGGTGGAATGTTCGGTCGAATATTGGATATACTGGAAGACAATATGAATTGCTC ATTCCGATACGTCGAAGGAAAGGCTTGGGGTGTCCTTTCCCCGAACGGTACTTGGAACGGGATGATCGCCCTTTTGATCGACAAAGTCGCCGACCTCGCGGCCAGTGAATTGGTCTTAACGTCGACGCGGATCAATGCCGTAGATTTCACGATACCGATCATATCCTCTAG ATTCCACACCTACATAAAAAGGCCGTCGTCGTTATTCATATCGTGGAAGGGTTACACGGCTCCCTTTGCAACGAGCATCTGGCTGGCCCTCGGTTCTCTGATCATTCTATCGAGCGTGGTCATCACCGTTACGGAATACGTGGGGCATCGGTACGACGTTAATCGTTACGGAGACTCGCCTCGACCGAGACTCGGCAGTACCGTACTCGCTGTATTCGGGGCATTCTGCGGACAAG GGATGCTGGCCTCGGTGCTACCGACCACCAGAGCGGCCCACCTTACTGTTCATCTCACCTCCGTCATTCTCATCGCCGCCTACTCCGCCGCTTTGATCAGTTTTTTGGCGGTGCAGACATTCACCATGCCCTTCACAACCATGGAAGGACTTTTGAGGGATGGCACCTACCGATTCGGAGTTACACCTAATTCCGCGGAGTACAGTCTCTTCAgc AACACAACTGATCCGGTGTTACGAGCTTTATTTGAGGAGAGGATGGTGCCGGACGAGCAACTACCGATTACATATATCGAGGGGTTGCACACTGTCTGCCGGGAAGACGGGTACGGGTTTATGATCACGGATACAATGGTCGGGGCTCTCGAAAATCAAGTCGATTGCGCTCTGGAAGCATTGGAGACCATGCTACAAACATCCCTGGCGATGGCCGTCGCAAAAAACAGCCCCTATCGTGGGATCATAGACGCCAA CATTCTGATGATGAGGGATGGCGGCATTTTAAATCGTATAATCGAGTCCGAGTGGCCCACCAAGTTTAGCAAG GCTGAAGAGTCGTGGACATCGGTAAAATTTGGAGACGTGCTGCCACTGGTGATAGTTCTTGCCGGCGGGATAATTTTGGGGGTATTTGTTGCGTGCGCTGAAAGAGCGGTTGTTGGTCGCTTGCATTGTAATCTTGTGCCGCGGGGAGGAAGACCCACCAAGTTCGAGCCCTCCGCTTTATCGAAATACACCCCGGAAAGTGATAGGCTTTCCAAACCAAAAATTAATGTTGTATCCGTATccaataaatga
- the LOC105683013 gene encoding probable glutamate receptor isoform X6, translated as MTPVRIVLILATTSFSLQPIGFCQLIRPNYVYRNLISGIHDHFNNTCILLLHATVDPLTSPDGTRNAVRLLNLQRYFSQERHTRTAIMDLATFTSKQISTWITMAYPTWIMFLSEGTEPAEFFKGMNIPFDCEFMVSNNVGQTEVITEVYRVSPGDVLRTSNFAIWTPEGGVRITGLQGLYQRRADLFGKTLWVTSIQNPPMSTILNDEHGEMIGIGGMFGRILDILEDNMNCSFRYVEGKAWGVLSPNGTWNGMIALLIDKVADLAASELVLTSTRINAVDFTIPIISSRFHTYIKRPSSLFISWKGYTAPFATSIWLALGSLIILSSVVITVTEYVGHRYDVNRYGDSPRPRLGSTVLAVFGAFCGQGMLASVLPTTRAAHLTVHLTSVILIAAYSAALISFLAVQTFTMPFTTMEGLLRDGTYRFGVTPNSAEYSLFSNTTDPVLRALFEERMVPDEQLPITYIEGLHTVCREDGYGFMITDTMVGALENQVDCALEALETMLQTSLAMAVAKNSPYRGIIDANILMMRDGGILNRIIESEWPTKFSKAEESWTSVKFGDVLPLVIVLAGGIILGVFVACAERAVVGRLHCNLVPRGGRPTKFEPSALSKYTPESDRLSKPKINVVSVSNK; from the exons ATGACGCCGGTCCGGATAGTCCTGATTCTGGCGACGACCAGTTTTTCCCTCCAGCCTATTGGATTCTGTCAACTAATCAGGCCCAACTACGTTTACCGGAATTTGATCTCAGGCATACACGACCACTTCAATAACACCTGCATATTACTGCTGCACGCGACGGTCGATCCGCTGACTTCCCCGgacg GAACTAGAAACGCTGTACGGCTGCTGAATCTGCAGAGGTACTTCTCTCAAGAACGTCACACGCGTACGGCGATCATGGACCTCGCAACATTTACGagcaaa caGATTTCAACATGGATAACAATGGCCTATCCGACCTGGATAATGTTTTTGAGCGAGGGCACGGAACCGGCTGAATTTTTCAAGGGCATGAATATCCCCTTCGACTGCGAGTTCATGGTATCAAATAACGTGGGGCAGACCGAGGTGATCACAGAGGTCTACCGCGTGTCACCCGGGGATGTACTGAGGACCTCGAATTTCGCAATCTGGACACCCGAGGGAGGCGTCAGGATAACGGGCCTGCAGGGATTGTACCAACGAAGAGCCGATCTTTTTGGAAAAACACTCTGGGTCACGTCGATACAG AATCCACCCATGTCGACGATCCTGAACGATGAACACGGAGAAATGATCGGAATCGGTGGAATGTTCGGTCGAATATTGGATATACTGGAAGACAATATGAATTGCTC ATTCCGATACGTCGAAGGAAAGGCTTGGGGTGTCCTTTCCCCGAACGGTACTTGGAACGGGATGATCGCCCTTTTGATCGACAAAGTCGCCGACCTCGCGGCCAGTGAATTGGTCTTAACGTCGACGCGGATCAATGCCGTAGATTTCACGATACCGATCATATCCTCTAG ATTCCACACCTACATAAAAAGGCCGTCGTCGTTATTCATATCGTGGAAGGGTTACACGGCTCCCTTTGCAACGAGCATCTGGCTGGCCCTCGGTTCTCTGATCATTCTATCGAGCGTGGTCATCACCGTTACGGAATACGTGGGGCATCGGTACGACGTTAATCGTTACGGAGACTCGCCTCGACCGAGACTCGGCAGTACCGTACTCGCTGTATTCGGGGCATTCTGCGGACAAG GGATGCTGGCCTCGGTGCTACCGACCACCAGAGCGGCCCACCTTACTGTTCATCTCACCTCCGTCATTCTCATCGCCGCCTACTCCGCCGCTTTGATCAGTTTTTTGGCGGTGCAGACATTCACCATGCCCTTCACAACCATGGAAGGACTTTTGAGGGATGGCACCTACCGATTCGGAGTTACACCTAATTCCGCGGAGTACAGTCTCTTCAgc AACACAACTGATCCGGTGTTACGAGCTTTATTTGAGGAGAGGATGGTGCCGGACGAGCAACTACCGATTACATATATCGAGGGGTTGCACACTGTCTGCCGGGAAGACGGGTACGGGTTTATGATCACGGATACAATGGTCGGGGCTCTCGAAAATCAAGTCGATTGCGCTCTGGAAGCATTGGAGACCATGCTACAAACATCCCTGGCGATGGCCGTCGCAAAAAACAGCCCCTATCGTGGGATCATAGACGCCAA CATTCTGATGATGAGGGATGGCGGCATTTTAAATCGTATAATCGAGTCCGAGTGGCCCACCAAGTTTAGCAAG GCTGAAGAGTCGTGGACATCGGTAAAATTTGGAGACGTGCTGCCACTGGTGATAGTTCTTGCCGGCGGGATAATTTTGGGGGTATTTGTTGCGTGCGCTGAAAGAGCGGTTGTTGGTCGCTTGCATTGTAATCTTGTGCCGCGGGGAGGAAGACCCACCAAGTTCGAGCCCTCCGCTTTATCGAAATACACCCCGGAAAGTGATAGGCTTTCCAAACCAAAAATTAATGTTGTATCCGTATccaataaatga